The Magnolia sinica isolate HGM2019 chromosome 10, MsV1, whole genome shotgun sequence genome includes a window with the following:
- the LOC131217024 gene encoding nucleoid-associated protein At4g30620, chloroplastic-like, translating into MASTSAFSAQISNVRLINDRNAPTFSSIPICNKRNSNTSALGGHFISWPCKKNACERRSLRVCSLFGGKKDEKGDDAPSKAGILGNMQNLYETVKKAQMVVQVEAVRVQKELAETEFDGYCEGELIKVTLSGNQHPVRTEITEAAMELGPDKLSLLVTEAYKDAHQKSVQAMKERMSNLAQSLGMPQGLSDGLK; encoded by the exons ATGGCGTCTACAAGCGCATTTTCCGCTCAAATTTCTAACGTGCGCCTGATAAATGACAGAAATGCCCCTACCTTCTCTTCCATTCCCATCT GTAATAAACGAAATAGTAACACGAGTGCATTAGGTGGACATTTTATATCATGGCCTTGCAAGAAAAATGCATGCGAAAGAAGATCTCTTCGTGTTTGTAGTTTATTTGGAGGAAAAAAGGATGAGAAGGGTGATGACGCACCTTCAAAG GCAGGAATTTTGGGAAACATGCAAAACCTATATGAGACTGTTAAGAAGGCACAGATGGTTGTCCAAGTTGAAGCAGTTCGTGTGCAGAAAGAACTTGCTGA AACTGAGTTTGATGGTTACTGTGAAGGTGAGCTAATCAAG GTAACACTTTCCGGAAACCAACATCCTGTACGCACTGAAATCACGGAGGCTGCAATGGAGTTGGGGCCTGAT AAACTCTCTCTCCTGGTAACTGAGGCATACAAGGACGCACACCAGAAGAGCGTTCAG GCCATGAAGGAAAGAATGAGTAACCTTGCCCAGTCACTGGGAATGCCGCAGGGCCTCAGTGATGGACTCAAATGA
- the LOC131217023 gene encoding pentatricopeptide repeat-containing protein At4g31850, chloroplastic, translating to MELCLSRNIISNVRCTDFEYDSKRTALNDIGFSTKRRKRRNLKVFPIGFFENSKKNGKSQLGFCWFGSRNSYDVELKEKAKTGLNSDSVIEVLKSKSDPLEALSFFESVARQPRIVHTTESCNYMLELLRAHGKVEAMVVVFDLMQKQIVKRNADTYLTIFKGLSVRGGIRQTPFALERMSKAGFSLNAFSYNGLIHLLLQSGFSREAMVVYKRMVSEGIKPSLKTYSALMVASGKRRDVDTVMGLLEEMEHLGLRPNVYSFTICIRILGRAGRIDDAYGILRRMDEYGCSPDVVTYTVLLDVLCNAGRLDDAKDLFRKMKCGNQKPDRVTYITLLNKFGNSGNLDAVREFWKEMEADGYVADVVAFTILVDALCKVGKINEAFGTLDVMGRSGVLPNLQTYNTLISGLLRVNRLDKAQDLFVCMEVHGPKPTAYTYILFIDHYGKSGESGRALEMFEKMKSKGIVPDVVACNVCLYSLAELGRLGQAKDVFHELKSSGLSPDAITYNMMIKCHSKAGKVDEAIKLFDEMIASGCDPDEITMNSLVDMLYKADRVNEAWQVFHRMEEMKLRPTVVTYNTLLAGLGKEGRVGKAIELFEGMNAHGCPPNTVTFNTLLDCLCKNGDVNLALKMLYEMTEKDCKPDLLTYNTIIYGLVNEDRISSALWLFSQMRKVFLPDFITLCSLLPGVVKSGQIEDALRIAEIFIMNDGDQTDGTSWEALMEGILHEARIEQSTMFAEGMVSNGIFHNDYLLCPLIKHLCRQEKVLDAHKLFEAFKNYGIVPTINAYNPLIDGLLEARFTETAWGLFEEMKKVGCKPNVITYNSLLDAMGKSERIDKLLELREEMNSRGCEANVITYNIVISGLVKTNRLDQAINLYYDLMSGDFSPSPCTYGPLIDGLWKSGRVDEAKQLFEEMKEFGCRPNCAIYNILINGFGKVGDVETACELFERMVAEGIKPDVKSYTVLVDSLCMVGRVADALHYFEEMKLAGLEPDLIAYNLMINGLGRVQRLKDAISLFDEMQSKGIFPDLYTYNSLIVNLGKAGMVEEAGKMYEELQLKGFEPNVFTYNALIRGYSMSGNSDCAYAVYKKMMIGGLSPNTGTFAQLPNQS from the coding sequence ATGGAGCTTTGCTTATCTAGAAATATTATTAGCAACGTTAGGTGTACTGACTTTGAATATGATAGTAAAAGAACTGCTTTAAATGATATTGGGTTTTCCACAAAAAGGAGAAAACGTCGGAATTTGAAGGTTTTTCCAATTGGGTTTTTTGAGAAttcgaagaaaaatggaaaatccCAATTGGGTTTTTGTTGGTTCGGGTCGAGAAACTCGTATGATGTAGAATTGAAAGAAAAAGCGAAAACTGGATTGAAttcggattcggtgattgaagtTCTGAAGTCGAAATCCGACCCCCTCGAGGCCCTCTCTTTCTTCGAGTCGGTTGCGCGGCAGCCGAGGATTGTTCACACCACCGAGTCTTGCAATTACATGCTCGAGCTGTTGAGAGCTCATGGGAAGGTCGAAGCGATGGTCGTTGTGTTCGACTTGATGCAGAAGCAGATTGTGAAGAGGAATGCTGATACGTACTTGACAATTTTCAAGGGCCTCAGTGTGCGGGGTGGGATTCGTCAGACTCCGTTCGCGCTCGAACGGATGAGTAAAGCGGGTTTTTCCTTGAACGCATTCTCGTACAATGGGTTGATACATTTACTTCTGCAATCCGGATTTTCCCGGGAAGCAATGGTTGTTTACAAGAGAATGGTGTCAGAAGGAATTAAACCAAGCTTGAAGACTTACTCTGCACTCATGGTTGCGTCGGGGAAGAGAAGGGATGTCGACACGGTAATGGGCCTTTTGGAAGAAATGGAGCATCTAGGGTTGAGACCGAATGTTTATTCATTTACCATCTGCATTAGGATACTTGGGCGGGCCGGGAGGATCGACGATGCTTATGGCATTTTGAGGAGAATGGATGAATACGGTTGTAGCCCTGATGTTGTCACTTATACGGTTCTTCTAGATGTTCTTTGCAATGCAGGTCGGCTTGACGACGCCAAGGATTTGTTTCGGAAGATGAAGTGTGGTAATCAAAAGCCAGATAGAGTGACATATATCACCTTGTTGAATAAGTTTGGCAATTCGGGCAATTTGGATGCAGTGAGGGAGTTTTGGAAGGAAATGGAAGCTGATGGTTATGTTGCTGACGTGGTTGCTTTTACGATACTTGTGGATGCCTTGTGCAAAGTAGGGAAGATCAACGAAGCATTTGGTACGTTGGATGTGATGGGTCGTAGCGGTGTCCTGCCTAATCTACAGACTTACAATACTTTGATTTCAGGGCTTTTGAGGGTAAATAGATTGGACAAAGCTCAAGATCTCTTCGTTTGTATGGAGGTTCACGGTCCCAAACCGACTGCATATACATACATCCTTTTCATCGACCACTATGGGAAGTCTGGGGAGTCTGGTAGAGCACTTGAGATGTTCGAGAAGATGAAGAGTAAGGGGATTGTTCCGGACGTTGTTGCTTGCAATGTATGTTTATATAGTCTTGCAGAATTGGGAAGGCTCGGGCAGGCAAAAGATGTTTTCCACGAATTGAAGAGTAGTGGCCTTTCTCCAGATGCCATTACATATAATATGATGATCAAGTGTCATAGTAAGGCAGGGAAGGTGGATGAAGCTATCAAGTTGTTCGATGAGATGATCGCAAGCGGGTGCGACCCAGATGAGATCACAATGAATTCCTTGGTCGACATGCTCTACAAGGCAGATAGGGTCAATGAGGCATGGCAAGTGTTTCATAGAATGGAAGAGATGAAGCTTAGGCCGACTGTCGTTACTTACAACACATTGTTGGCCGGATTGGGCAAAGAGGGAAGAGTCGGAAAGGCCATTGAGCTATTTGAGGGGATGAATGCACACGGCTGCCCTCCAAATACGGTAACTTTCAACACGCTGCTAGATTGTCTTTGCAAGAATGGCGATGTCAATCTGGCCTTGAAAATGCTTTATGAAATGACAGAGAAGGATTGTAAGCCCGACCTTTTAACTTACAACACCATCATTTACGGTTTGGTGAATGAAGATAGAATTAGTTCTGCGTTGTGGCTCTTCAGTCAGATGAGGAAAGTGTTTTTGCCTGATTTTATAACATTGTGCAGTCTTCTGCCGGGTGTCGTGAAAAGCGGACAGATAGAAGACGCGTTGCGGATTGCTGAGATTTTTATCATGAATGATGGAGATCAAACAGATGGGACTTCATGGGAAGCTCTAATGGAGGGGATTTTGCATGAAGCTAGAATAGAACAATCGACTATGTTTGCTGAAGGAATGGTGTCAAATGGTATTTTTCATAATGACTATCTACTCTGCCCTCTAATCAAGCATTTGTGCAGGCAAGAGAAGGTTCTTGATGCTCACAAACTGTTCGAAGCATTCAAGAACTACGGCATTGTTCCAACCATCAATGCATATAATCCTCTCATTGATGGTCTGCTGGAGGCCCGCTTTACCGAAACAGCATGGGGTCTGTTTGAGGAGATGAAGAAGGTCGGCTGTAAGCCCAATGTTATTACCTACAATTCATTACTTGATGCTATGGGTAAGTCAGAGCGGATTGATAAATTGTTAGAGCTGCGTGAAGAGATGAACTCAAGAGGGTGCGAAGCGAATGTGATAACCTACAACATAGTCATTTCCGGTCTCGTCAAAACGAACAGACTAGATCAAGCTATCAACTTGTACTATGATCTAATGAGTGGAGATTTTTCCCCTTCTCCTTGTACGTACGGCCCGCTTATAGACGGCCTTTGGAAGTCGGGAAGAGTGGATGAAGCGAAGCAGCTTtttgaggagatgaaggaattcGGATGTAGGCCCAACTGTGCTATCTATAACATACTTATAAATGGATTTGGGAAGGTTGGTGACGTGGAAACTGCTTGTGAATTGTTCGAAAGAATGGTTGCAGAGGGAATCAAGCCAGACGTGAAGTCTTACACTGTTCTTGTTGATAGCCTATGCATGGTTGGGAGGGTGGCAGACGCTCTCCACTATTTCGAGGAAATGAAGTTAGCGGGCCTCGAACCCGACTTGATCGCATATAATCTTATGATCAATGGCCTTGGACGGGTGCAGAGGCTCAAGGATGCGATCTCTCTTTTTGACGAGATGCAGAGTAAAGGTATTTTTCCGGACCTGTATACATACAATTCCTTGATAGTTAATCTTGGGAAGGCAGGAATGGTAGAGGAAGCTGGGAAGATGTATGAAGAACTCCAACTTAAGGGCTTCGAACCTAATGTTTTTACGTATAATGCCCTCATTCGAGGGTACAGTATGTCGGGCAACAGTGACTGTGCATACGCAGTGTATAAAAAGATGATGATTGGAGGCTTGAGCCCCAACACAGGAACATTTGCTCAGCTTCCTAATCAATCATGA